One stretch of Chryseobacterium indologenes DNA includes these proteins:
- a CDS encoding aspartate carbamoyltransferase catalytic subunit has translation MFTITELSTEKINSILTEAMAFSNGKTAKIEGEVFCSNLFFEDSTRTKTSFDIAERKLGLQVVPFDASHSSVNKGETLYDTVKTIESLGVNLVVIRDKKDRYFEELKNIKIPVINGGDGTGNHPSQCMLDLMTIYQEFGKFEGLKIGIVGDVKHSRVANSNAEALRRLGAKVYFSGPEQWFDEGALINGTYLSVDELIAEVDVLMLLRIQHERHDAAMSFTAAEYQKRYGLTKEREKAMKKEAIIMHPAPINRGVEIDSDLVECERSRVFRQMENGVFARMAILKDALEEKGFTFK, from the coding sequence ATGTTTACAATTACAGAACTAAGTACCGAGAAAATCAACAGTATACTGACAGAAGCTATGGCTTTCAGTAATGGAAAAACTGCTAAAATTGAAGGCGAAGTTTTTTGCTCCAATCTTTTCTTTGAAGACAGTACAAGAACAAAGACAAGCTTTGATATTGCAGAAAGAAAATTAGGATTGCAGGTGGTTCCTTTTGATGCTTCACACAGTTCTGTAAATAAAGGAGAGACTCTTTATGATACGGTAAAGACCATTGAAAGTCTTGGTGTAAACCTGGTAGTGATCAGAGATAAGAAAGACCGGTATTTTGAGGAACTGAAAAATATTAAAATACCTGTAATTAATGGTGGAGATGGAACAGGAAATCACCCTTCGCAATGTATGCTTGATCTGATGACCATCTATCAGGAATTCGGAAAATTTGAAGGATTAAAAATAGGAATTGTAGGCGATGTAAAACACAGCCGTGTTGCCAATTCAAATGCTGAGGCTTTAAGGAGATTAGGTGCTAAAGTCTATTTCTCAGGACCTGAACAGTGGTTTGATGAAGGTGCATTAATCAACGGTACTTATCTTTCAGTAGATGAACTGATCGCTGAGGTGGATGTACTGATGCTATTAAGAATCCAACACGAGAGACACGATGCAGCCATGAGTTTCACAGCAGCTGAGTATCAAAAAAGATATGGCCTTACTAAAGAAAGAGAAAAAGCCATGAAAAAAGAAGCAATCATCATGCACCCGGCACCCATCAACAGAGGGGTGGAAATAGATTCAGATCTGGTAGAATGTGAACGCTCCAGAGTTTTCAGACAAATGGAAAACGGTGTTTTTGCCAGAATGGCCATCTTAAAGGATGCTTTGGAAGAAAAAGGGTTTACCTTTAAATAA
- a CDS encoding carbamoyl phosphate synthase small subunit, giving the protein MKKKLILESGEVFHGEGFGAELETAGEVVFNTGMTGYQELISDPSYCGQIVCMTYPLIGNYGINRDDYESIEPAIKGLIVKELCDLPSNFRTQITLDELFKKKNLSGISGIDTRRLTRILRNYGVVKGKIVNADADEAATAAELKTTTFPINQVEEVSTKTPYANPNRGFKVVLVDFGAKLGIIRELSQRNCDIIVVSQDTTAEDILLMNPDGIMLSNGPGDPEDVPHALDMIRGLLGKVPIFGICLGHQLIGLACGAKTFKLKFGHRGGNHPVLDLEKNRVAITSQNHGYAVDQESLKGTDLIETHIALNDRTNEGLKHKIHPCFSVQYHPEASPGPEDANYLFDEFIQMMEDFKK; this is encoded by the coding sequence ATGAAGAAAAAATTAATACTGGAGTCCGGTGAAGTGTTTCATGGAGAAGGTTTCGGAGCAGAATTGGAAACTGCAGGAGAAGTAGTTTTCAATACCGGAATGACAGGGTATCAGGAATTGATCTCTGACCCATCATACTGTGGTCAGATAGTTTGTATGACCTATCCGCTTATCGGGAATTATGGTATTAACCGTGATGATTATGAAAGTATTGAGCCGGCCATCAAAGGGCTTATCGTAAAAGAACTTTGCGATCTTCCTTCTAACTTCCGTACTCAGATTACTTTAGATGAATTATTTAAGAAGAAAAACCTTTCTGGGATTTCCGGAATAGATACTAGAAGACTGACAAGAATTCTTCGTAACTACGGAGTAGTGAAAGGAAAAATTGTGAATGCAGATGCAGATGAAGCTGCAACTGCTGCAGAACTGAAAACAACTACCTTCCCAATTAATCAGGTGGAAGAGGTTTCTACTAAAACACCTTACGCAAATCCTAACAGAGGTTTCAAAGTAGTATTGGTAGATTTTGGTGCTAAATTAGGTATTATCAGAGAATTGTCTCAAAGAAACTGTGATATCATCGTCGTTTCTCAGGATACGACAGCAGAAGATATCCTATTGATGAACCCAGATGGAATCATGCTTTCTAATGGCCCTGGTGACCCGGAAGATGTACCACATGCATTAGATATGATTCGTGGATTATTAGGAAAAGTTCCAATCTTTGGAATCTGTTTAGGACACCAGTTGATCGGATTGGCTTGCGGGGCTAAGACATTTAAGCTGAAGTTCGGACACAGAGGAGGAAACCACCCTGTCCTGGATTTAGAGAAAAACAGAGTAGCAATTACTTCTCAAAACCACGGATATGCAGTAGACCAGGAAAGTTTAAAAGGAACAGACCTTATCGAAACACACATCGCCCTGAATGATAGAACAAATGAAGGATTGAAACATAAAATACACCCTTGTTTCTCAGTTCAGTATCACCCTGAAGCAAGCCCTGGTCCTGAAGATGCAAACTACCTGTTTGATGAGTTCATTCAAATGATGGAGGACTTTAAGAAGTAA
- a CDS encoding four helix bundle protein, producing the protein MHNFEKLVFWQKSIELAKQVYIICVNLPKDEKFGLISQIKRSVISIPSNIAEGAGRNNDRKFYHFLGIANASSFELQTQLILTQELNLLDAEKVDSLIANLNEIQRMIYTFKSNLKK; encoded by the coding sequence ATGCATAATTTTGAAAAACTGGTTTTTTGGCAGAAATCAATTGAACTTGCGAAACAGGTTTATATTATTTGTGTGAATTTACCCAAAGATGAAAAATTTGGTTTGATTTCTCAAATTAAAAGATCTGTAATCTCTATTCCTTCAAATATAGCGGAAGGAGCAGGGAGAAATAATGATAGAAAGTTTTATCACTTTCTTGGAATTGCAAATGCATCTTCTTTTGAACTACAAACACAGCTGATTTTAACCCAAGAATTGAATTTACTTGATGCAGAAAAAGTTGATAGTTTAATAGCAAATCTGAATGAAATTCAAAGAATGATTTATACATTCAAATCTAATTTAAAAAAGTAA
- the carB gene encoding carbamoyl-phosphate synthase large subunit, whose amino-acid sequence MAKRTDIKTILVIGSGPIIIGQAAEFDYAGTQACLSLKEEGYKVILINSNPATIMTDVEIADKVYIEPISLQFVSHIIRKERPDALLPTLGGQTGLNMAVELEKSGILEECKVEVLGTKLSAINRAEDRDLFRELMRELNEPVPESDIVNTVEGALAFADEIGYPVIVRPAFTMGGTGGGIASTEAELKEIAELGLKHSPVTQCLIEKSIAGFKEIEYEVMRDANDNAIVVCNMENIDPVGVHTGDSIVVAPSQTLSDREYQLLRNASLKIIRALGIEGGCNVQLALDPHSFDYYIIEVNPRVSRSSALASKATGYPIAKIAAKIAVGLTLDEIMNPVTGKTYACFEPALDYVVTKFPRFPFDKFETADRRLSTQMKATGEVMAIGRNLEESLQKAIRSLETGIKHLGLKTKQAQALTAEEIERRIRVCDDERLFIIGDALRRGYDWEQIVEWSKIDKFFIWKLKKLVDFEKVIAANKFDKETLIEAKRLGFADINIAVLWDVKEREVFNFRKENGVMPVYKMVDTCAAEFESETPYFYGTYEEENESVVSDKEKIIVLGSGPIRIGQGVEFDYATVHSVWAIKEMGYEAIIINNNPETVSTDFSISDKLYFEPLTEEDVMNIIELEKPKGVVVQFGGQTAINLADKLASHGVQILGTSLEDLDRAENRDKFEKALQEMGIPQPKGRTSTSKEEAIKIANEIGYPVLVRPSYVLGGRAMEIVYAEAELAHYMEFAVDASPEHPVLVDKYMVGKEIEVDAICDGETVVIPGIMEHIERAGVHSGDSIAVYPPQNISQSEIDTLVDYTQRLAKGLNVIGLMNIQYVLFEGNVYVIEVNPRSSRTVPFLSKITDVPMANLATKAILGQKLADLGYKNGLVPNKEGVFVKVPVFSFSKLTKVDISLGPEMKSTGEVMGKDTTLEKALYKGLVAAGRKVPMHGSILFTVADKHKQEAADLAKRFHEVGFGIWATEGTAKFFEEKGIPCKIGYKIGEEDVNLIDLIQKGKVQYVVNTTTKGKQAERDGFQIRRMSVENGVPCLTSMDTVEAILKVIESMSFKMETM is encoded by the coding sequence ATGGCAAAACGTACAGATATAAAAACAATTTTAGTAATCGGTTCAGGACCAATCATTATCGGGCAGGCCGCTGAATTTGATTACGCAGGAACACAGGCTTGTCTATCTTTGAAAGAAGAAGGCTACAAAGTAATTTTGATCAATTCAAACCCTGCAACGATCATGACGGATGTGGAAATCGCAGATAAAGTATATATCGAGCCGATTTCATTACAATTTGTAAGCCACATCATCAGAAAAGAACGTCCGGATGCATTATTACCAACACTTGGAGGACAAACTGGTCTTAATATGGCGGTAGAACTTGAAAAATCAGGAATTCTTGAAGAATGCAAAGTGGAAGTATTGGGAACTAAACTGTCTGCGATCAACAGAGCAGAAGACAGAGACCTTTTCCGTGAGTTGATGAGAGAATTGAATGAACCGGTTCCTGAATCTGATATCGTTAATACGGTAGAAGGAGCGCTTGCTTTCGCAGATGAGATCGGGTATCCGGTTATTGTTCGTCCTGCCTTTACGATGGGGGGAACAGGTGGAGGTATCGCTTCCACTGAAGCCGAATTAAAAGAGATTGCTGAACTGGGGCTAAAACACAGCCCGGTTACCCAGTGTCTTATCGAGAAATCAATCGCAGGTTTCAAAGAAATTGAGTACGAAGTAATGCGTGATGCAAACGACAATGCGATTGTGGTTTGTAACATGGAAAATATAGACCCGGTAGGAGTTCACACAGGTGACTCTATCGTAGTAGCACCATCTCAGACACTTTCAGACAGAGAGTACCAGTTACTGAGAAATGCATCTTTAAAAATCATCAGAGCATTAGGAATTGAAGGTGGATGTAACGTACAGTTAGCTTTAGATCCACATTCATTCGATTACTATATTATCGAGGTAAACCCTAGAGTTTCCCGTTCATCAGCTTTAGCAAGTAAAGCAACAGGATACCCGATTGCAAAGATCGCAGCGAAAATTGCAGTAGGATTAACTCTTGATGAAATTATGAATCCGGTAACAGGAAAGACATACGCATGTTTTGAGCCTGCTCTGGACTATGTAGTAACAAAGTTCCCAAGATTCCCATTCGATAAATTCGAAACGGCAGACAGAAGACTTTCTACTCAGATGAAAGCGACCGGAGAAGTAATGGCAATCGGAAGAAACCTTGAAGAATCTTTACAGAAAGCAATCCGTTCACTAGAAACAGGAATCAAGCATTTAGGATTAAAAACTAAACAAGCTCAGGCTCTTACTGCTGAAGAAATCGAAAGAAGAATCAGAGTCTGTGATGATGAGAGATTATTCATCATCGGAGATGCTTTAAGAAGAGGATACGATTGGGAACAAATCGTAGAATGGAGCAAAATTGACAAATTCTTCATCTGGAAGCTTAAAAAACTGGTTGACTTCGAAAAAGTAATCGCTGCTAACAAGTTTGATAAAGAAACATTAATAGAAGCTAAGAGATTAGGGTTTGCAGATATCAATATCGCGGTTCTTTGGGATGTAAAAGAACGTGAGGTATTCAATTTCAGAAAAGAAAACGGAGTAATGCCGGTTTACAAAATGGTGGACACTTGTGCTGCTGAGTTTGAAAGTGAAACACCATATTTCTATGGAACTTACGAAGAAGAAAACGAAAGTGTAGTTTCTGATAAAGAAAAAATCATCGTTTTAGGTTCAGGACCTATCAGAATCGGGCAGGGAGTTGAATTTGACTATGCAACCGTTCACTCAGTGTGGGCGATCAAAGAAATGGGATACGAAGCGATCATTATCAACAACAACCCTGAAACAGTTTCTACAGACTTCTCAATCTCTGATAAACTTTACTTCGAACCTTTAACAGAAGAAGATGTAATGAACATTATCGAACTGGAAAAACCTAAAGGAGTTGTGGTTCAGTTTGGAGGACAGACAGCGATTAACCTTGCAGATAAACTAGCTTCTCATGGAGTACAGATCTTAGGAACTTCATTAGAAGATCTTGACAGAGCTGAAAACAGAGATAAATTCGAAAAAGCACTTCAGGAAATGGGAATTCCTCAACCAAAAGGAAGAACTTCCACTTCAAAAGAAGAAGCTATCAAAATTGCCAACGAAATCGGTTATCCGGTATTGGTACGTCCAAGTTATGTTCTTGGAGGTAGAGCAATGGAAATTGTATACGCTGAGGCAGAATTGGCTCACTATATGGAATTCGCTGTAGATGCAAGCCCTGAGCACCCTGTTTTGGTAGACAAATACATGGTAGGAAAGGAAATTGAAGTAGATGCCATCTGTGATGGTGAAACAGTAGTGATTCCAGGTATTATGGAACACATCGAAAGAGCAGGGGTTCACTCCGGAGACTCTATCGCAGTATATCCACCACAGAATATTTCTCAAAGCGAAATTGATACTTTAGTAGATTATACTCAAAGGCTGGCAAAAGGATTGAATGTAATCGGATTAATGAACATCCAGTACGTTCTTTTCGAAGGAAATGTATATGTAATCGAGGTAAATCCACGTTCATCAAGAACAGTTCCTTTCTTATCTAAAATTACAGACGTTCCAATGGCTAACCTTGCAACGAAAGCAATCTTAGGACAGAAATTAGCAGATCTTGGTTATAAAAACGGATTGGTTCCAAATAAAGAAGGAGTGTTCGTAAAAGTACCGGTATTCTCTTTCTCAAAACTAACCAAAGTTGATATCTCTTTAGGCCCTGAAATGAAGTCTACAGGAGAAGTTATGGGGAAAGATACAACCTTAGAGAAAGCCCTTTACAAAGGATTGGTAGCCGCAGGAAGAAAAGTTCCGATGCACGGTTCTATCCTGTTCACAGTAGCAGATAAACATAAACAGGAAGCTGCAGATCTTGCAAAGAGGTTCCATGAAGTTGGTTTCGGAATCTGGGCTACAGAAGGTACAGCGAAATTCTTTGAAGAAAAAGGAATTCCTTGTAAAATAGGATACAAAATAGGAGAAGAAGATGTAAATCTCATCGACCTGATTCAGAAAGGAAAAGTACAGTATGTAGTAAATACCACTACAAAAGGTAAGCAGGCAGAAAGAGACGGATTTCAGATCAGAAGAATGAGTGTGGAAAACGGCGTTCCATGTTTAACTTCAATGGATACGGTAGAGGCAATCCTGAAAGTAATCGAAAGCATGAGCTTCAAAATGGAGACGATGTAA
- a CDS encoding TonB-dependent siderophore receptor has product MKKTIISASLLAVTMFSAQESDTLKVAEIQSVSLQGTHNYRTKKSESVARLPLENLENPTVYNLVPKEIISEMNATDFNTAMASAPGVVVSNSVNDSGNDIFLRGFSSNASFRNGLIQNPRVQSEIANIERVEVIKGPSGTLFGGTLANYGGVVNIVTKKPQENFGGIINYTTGSWGMNRITADVNTPLNKEKTALARFNVAAYSQDSFQDAGYNKGVFFSGSVLYKVSDKTTVTLDTEFHAPEKTLNAYVRQSEKLTYHSMKDLEAIHGRSFTSNDVGSKRTNFVTMAEVTHKFNDQWTSRTSYQRGEANEKESIFLVLNYMDNNRVSRSIRPFDNYKITTDNIQQNFIGDFKIGNHRNRLVVGLDYFQQTGKNQYPVFTVGKNTNSAFAPYPLHGVIGDAYGTEKGNDIVQLNATSDWTPISRDVVKKLPRTATKYEIAQYSTYSAYISNVLNVTDNLLVMASLRMDHYKNEDIKRNGVTGTESYSQTQFSPKFGLVYEIKKDEISFFANYVNGFKNIAPGLNQDGVLTKWDPEQGNQFEAGFKVDLLGKKLLSTISYYNMRVKNRVIADPGGLGSRQDGNIKNQGFEVDIVINPVKGWNIVGGYGFNDNRYDDRSKDAGKRVAWAPKHVANLWTSYKIMDGTYEGLGFGAGFNFVDKTYINITNHFLAPSYTTVGATVFYDKKKYRIGLKMNNALNQMYWNFYGQPQKPREFLANFAFKF; this is encoded by the coding sequence ATGAAAAAAACTATTATTTCTGCATCTCTATTAGCAGTCACCATGTTCAGTGCACAGGAAAGTGATACCCTAAAAGTCGCTGAGATCCAGTCAGTATCCCTTCAGGGAACGCACAATTACAGAACCAAAAAATCAGAATCAGTAGCAAGGCTTCCGTTGGAGAACCTTGAAAATCCAACGGTTTACAATCTTGTTCCTAAAGAAATCATCAGCGAAATGAACGCTACAGATTTCAACACGGCAATGGCATCAGCGCCAGGAGTTGTGGTTAGCAACAGTGTTAATGACAGTGGGAATGATATTTTCCTGAGAGGATTCAGTTCCAATGCCAGTTTCAGAAACGGGTTAATCCAGAATCCAAGAGTACAGTCGGAAATTGCTAATATTGAAAGAGTAGAAGTAATCAAAGGCCCATCAGGAACATTATTCGGAGGTACTTTGGCTAATTATGGTGGGGTGGTGAATATCGTGACTAAAAAACCACAGGAAAACTTTGGGGGAATCATTAATTATACCACTGGAAGCTGGGGAATGAACCGAATTACAGCCGATGTGAATACCCCTTTAAATAAAGAAAAAACAGCATTGGCAAGATTCAATGTTGCAGCATATTCACAGGATTCTTTCCAGGATGCAGGGTATAACAAAGGTGTATTTTTCTCAGGAAGTGTTTTATACAAAGTAAGTGATAAAACCACGGTAACTTTAGATACGGAATTCCATGCACCGGAAAAAACGCTGAATGCTTATGTAAGACAGTCGGAGAAATTGACCTACCATTCTATGAAGGATCTTGAAGCTATTCATGGCAGATCATTTACCAGTAATGATGTAGGATCAAAGAGAACCAATTTTGTAACCATGGCTGAAGTTACCCATAAATTTAACGACCAATGGACTTCCAGAACATCCTATCAACGAGGAGAAGCCAATGAAAAGGAATCTATCTTTTTGGTTTTAAATTATATGGATAATAACAGGGTGAGCAGAAGTATCCGTCCTTTTGACAATTATAAGATCACAACAGACAATATTCAGCAGAACTTTATCGGAGATTTTAAAATAGGGAATCATAGAAACCGATTGGTTGTAGGGTTGGATTATTTCCAGCAAACCGGTAAAAACCAATATCCCGTATTTACAGTAGGTAAAAATACAAACTCAGCCTTTGCTCCTTATCCTTTACATGGAGTAATTGGAGATGCCTATGGTACGGAGAAAGGAAATGATATTGTTCAATTAAATGCAACCTCCGATTGGACCCCTATTTCCCGTGATGTAGTAAAAAAACTCCCAAGAACCGCAACAAAATATGAAATCGCCCAATACAGCACATACAGCGCCTATATTTCCAACGTATTAAATGTTACTGATAATCTTCTTGTAATGGCAAGTTTAAGAATGGATCATTATAAAAATGAAGATATTAAAAGAAACGGAGTAACCGGGACAGAAAGTTATAGCCAGACTCAGTTTTCTCCAAAATTTGGCTTGGTGTATGAAATTAAAAAAGATGAAATTTCATTCTTTGCCAATTATGTGAATGGGTTTAAAAATATTGCTCCCGGCCTAAATCAGGACGGTGTTCTTACCAAATGGGATCCGGAACAGGGAAACCAGTTTGAAGCTGGATTTAAAGTAGACCTTTTGGGTAAAAAGTTATTATCAACTATCTCTTATTATAATATGAGAGTGAAGAATAGGGTCATTGCAGATCCGGGAGGTTTGGGTAGCAGGCAGGATGGTAATATCAAAAATCAGGGATTTGAAGTGGATATCGTCATCAACCCGGTGAAAGGATGGAATATTGTAGGAGGATATGGTTTTAATGATAACCGTTATGATGATAGAAGCAAAGATGCAGGAAAGAGAGTGGCATGGGCACCTAAACATGTTGCAAACCTATGGACAAGTTATAAAATAATGGACGGGACTTATGAAGGGCTGGGTTTTGGGGCAGGCTTCAATTTTGTTGACAAAACGTATATCAATATTACCAACCATTTCCTTGCGCCATCCTATACAACCGTGGGAGCCACTGTTTTCTATGACAAGAAAAAATACAGAATTGGTCTGAAGATGAACAATGCCCTGAACCAGATGTACTGGAACTTCTATGGGCAGCCACAAAAGCCTAGGGAATTCCTGGCCAACTTTGCATTTAAATTCTAA
- a CDS encoding alpha/beta hydrolase, translating to MNNWFKILYIFVFSLFTFGKAQEKLTIGEKQTLFSEVLSENREIWIHLPKTYTDTTINPAKYPVIYLLDSEINFEYYAGLTDFIARTPYADIPECIIVGIKNTERTRDLTPTKSKKKSPVNPAVILFADSGGSENFVKFIQEELKPFISKNYRTQDYSVLVGHSFGGLFAINVLLTHPEYFNAYVANDPSLWWDQEITLSRAQNYLEKNKKFPAHKLLYVSQADNEEQQKNWNSDMTQAIEKFKGIIEKNGTLNYKHRFFEGETHGTVSYPGNYEALKFIFKGFRTDIKQLARKPGELESEYKKFSEKMGSEFTPSESYLNVVLKFMKGNDFKESETYFINLKNKLYPKVK from the coding sequence ATGAACAATTGGTTTAAAATTTTATACATATTTGTATTTTCATTATTCACATTCGGAAAAGCTCAGGAAAAGCTTACGATAGGAGAGAAGCAGACTTTATTTTCGGAGGTTTTAAGTGAAAACAGAGAAATCTGGATTCATCTGCCTAAAACATATACCGATACCACCATCAATCCGGCAAAATATCCGGTGATCTACCTTTTAGACAGCGAAATTAATTTTGAATATTATGCAGGATTAACAGACTTTATCGCCAGAACTCCTTATGCTGATATTCCGGAATGTATTATTGTGGGAATTAAAAATACAGAACGTACAAGAGATCTTACCCCTACAAAATCTAAGAAGAAGAGTCCTGTAAATCCTGCAGTAATTCTTTTTGCAGACAGTGGCGGAAGTGAGAACTTTGTAAAATTCATACAAGAAGAACTGAAGCCTTTCATCAGTAAAAATTACAGAACGCAGGACTATTCTGTTTTGGTGGGACATTCATTCGGAGGCCTTTTTGCCATCAATGTTCTTCTTACCCATCCGGAATATTTCAATGCGTATGTGGCAAATGATCCAAGTTTATGGTGGGATCAGGAAATAACCCTTTCAAGAGCACAAAATTATCTGGAAAAAAATAAAAAGTTCCCTGCCCACAAATTATTATATGTTTCTCAGGCTGATAATGAAGAACAACAGAAAAACTGGAATTCAGATATGACACAAGCTATTGAGAAGTTTAAAGGAATCATAGAAAAAAACGGAACTCTGAACTATAAGCATCGTTTTTTTGAAGGGGAAACCCATGGAACCGTTTCCTATCCCGGAAATTATGAAGCTTTAAAATTCATATTCAAAGGTTTCAGAACAGACATTAAGCAGCTTGCCAGGAAGCCAGGGGAACTGGAATCGGAATATAAAAAGTTTTCTGAAAAAATGGGCTCAGAATTTACTCCTTCAGAATCTTATCTGAATGTAGTGCTTAAGTTCATGAAAGGTAATGATTTTAAAGAATCTGAAACTTATTTTATCAACCTTAAAAACAAGCTTTATCCTAAGGTTAAATAA
- a CDS encoding Crp/Fnr family transcriptional regulator, giving the protein MVEKLLQSGIHWKHKEFKRNEFLKISGSTDTRIYFIEKGSVRIFMNDENEERIIRFGYTGNIIVSLDSFLSGKPSELYIQAIKKTIVKMASKKDFYEFIQSNEKHMKFWMNVLEDLVLQQLEREKDLLINAPGERFERVLKRSPKLFQEVPNKYIANYLRMSPETLSRLKKS; this is encoded by the coding sequence ATGGTTGAAAAATTACTTCAAAGCGGGATTCATTGGAAGCATAAAGAATTTAAAAGAAATGAGTTTCTGAAGATTTCAGGAAGTACGGATACCCGGATTTATTTCATAGAAAAAGGAAGTGTAAGGATCTTTATGAACGATGAGAATGAAGAAAGGATTATTCGTTTCGGATATACAGGAAATATTATTGTTTCTCTTGACTCTTTTCTTTCCGGTAAACCATCGGAGCTCTATATTCAGGCAATCAAAAAGACGATTGTAAAAATGGCTTCAAAAAAGGATTTTTATGAATTTATCCAGTCGAATGAAAAACACATGAAATTTTGGATGAATGTTCTGGAGGATCTTGTACTGCAGCAGTTGGAAAGAGAAAAAGATTTATTGATTAATGCTCCCGGTGAACGTTTTGAAAGAGTCTTAAAGCGAAGTCCAAAACTATTTCAGGAAGTTCCCAATAAATATATTGCCAATTATCTCAGAATGTCTCCGGAAACTTTATCCAGACTTAAAAAATCTTGA
- a CDS encoding DinB family protein, with protein MKISTIALLEELKSKTGQHLQYAETLLLKPENELNSRMSSDSWSVLECLEHFNRYGDFYIPEISYRISSSTTPPKPDFKPGILGNYFAENMLPKEKLNKMRTLKAMNPIHSQLNKDVVDEFIKQQQQLLDLLEKARTVNLEKTKTAVSISKLITLKLGDTFRFVIYHNARHIAQAERILRNDRVWIPEKQ; from the coding sequence ATGAAAATTTCAACCATAGCACTGTTAGAGGAATTAAAAAGTAAAACCGGACAACATTTACAATATGCAGAAACTCTTTTACTGAAACCTGAAAATGAATTGAATTCCAGAATGTCTTCCGATAGCTGGAGTGTATTGGAATGTCTGGAACATTTCAATCGCTACGGAGATTTTTATATCCCTGAAATCTCATACAGGATTTCTTCCTCTACAACCCCTCCTAAACCTGATTTTAAGCCTGGAATTCTGGGAAACTATTTTGCTGAAAATATGCTTCCCAAGGAAAAGTTAAATAAAATGAGGACCCTAAAAGCAATGAACCCTATTCATAGTCAGTTGAATAAAGATGTTGTTGATGAGTTTATAAAGCAGCAGCAGCAATTACTGGATTTATTAGAAAAAGCAAGGACTGTCAATCTGGAAAAAACGAAAACTGCTGTAAGTATTTCAAAATTAATAACCTTGAAACTGGGAGATACTTTCCGTTTTGTAATCTATCATAATGCAAGGCATATAGCTCAGGCAGAAAGAATTTTAAGGAATGATAGGGTATGGATTCCCGAAAAACAGTAA
- a CDS encoding methylated-DNA--[protein]-cysteine S-methyltransferase, giving the protein MEIIHQKTIQTPLGEMIACSTDQGICLLEFTDRKNFEKQLKALSKSLKAEIVEKEHVHFQQLEQELKEYFEGERGQFGVPLFTTGTEFQEKVWQLLREIPMGETRTYKQQSELLGNPKAIRAVGTANGINKIAILIPCHRVIGSNGELVGYAGGIWRKQKLLELEKAILF; this is encoded by the coding sequence ATGGAAATCATACACCAAAAAACGATACAGACTCCATTAGGAGAAATGATAGCCTGTTCCACAGATCAGGGGATCTGTCTGCTGGAATTCACAGACAGGAAAAATTTTGAAAAACAGCTTAAAGCTTTGTCTAAAAGCCTGAAAGCTGAGATTGTAGAAAAGGAGCATGTCCATTTTCAACAATTGGAACAGGAGCTAAAAGAATACTTTGAAGGTGAAAGGGGGCAGTTTGGTGTTCCTTTATTCACCACAGGTACTGAATTTCAGGAAAAAGTATGGCAGCTACTTCGTGAAATTCCGATGGGCGAAACCAGAACCTACAAGCAGCAGTCAGAACTATTGGGAAACCCAAAGGCCATCCGTGCTGTAGGAACAGCCAATGGAATTAATAAAATTGCTATTTTAATTCCGTGTCACCGTGTCATTGGTTCCAATGGTGAATTAGTAGGTTATGCAGGCGGAATCTGGAGGAAACAAAAATTATTGGAGTTAGAAAAAGCTATTTTATTTTGA